The following are encoded in a window of Romeriopsis navalis LEGE 11480 genomic DNA:
- a CDS encoding helix-turn-helix domain-containing protein — protein sequence MATETAKDSAQVQIDLLQYSSGEANCVFKGEHSLYISLASRPVHYSHTQDGKTHTSLYQRGEMLITPADTPLFARWEGKENCLQIRLNDEFMRNVARETVVGDCDRITLKPEFQARNPQLESIGTMLFNEFQQGSLSNRLYVDSLSNILAVNLLRQHATTRPHLPTYEGGLPPRQLRQILDYIDAHLDQEIKLADLAQLLDMSQFHFSRLFKQSLGISPYQYLLQQRVERAKQLLKTTDRFITDIALTCGFNSHSHLSKQFRQLTGMTPKAYRSS from the coding sequence ATGGCGACAGAAACAGCTAAGGACTCTGCACAAGTTCAGATCGATCTGCTGCAATATTCATCTGGGGAGGCGAACTGCGTCTTTAAAGGTGAGCATTCGCTGTATATATCGCTGGCCTCGCGCCCAGTTCATTATTCACACACGCAGGATGGCAAGACCCATACGAGTTTGTATCAGCGGGGGGAGATGCTGATAACCCCGGCGGATACGCCGCTGTTTGCGCGGTGGGAGGGAAAGGAAAATTGTCTGCAAATTCGGCTGAACGATGAGTTTATGCGGAATGTTGCGAGGGAAACTGTGGTGGGCGATTGCGATCGCATCACCCTAAAACCTGAATTCCAAGCTCGTAATCCCCAGCTGGAATCGATCGGCACAATGTTATTTAACGAATTTCAGCAAGGGTCTTTATCGAATCGGCTGTACGTCGATTCGCTCTCGAATATCCTGGCCGTGAACTTGCTCAGGCAACATGCGACGACTAGGCCCCATCTACCCACTTATGAAGGTGGTTTACCCCCTCGTCAGCTCCGGCAGATTTTAGATTATATTGATGCTCATCTCGATCAAGAGATTAAACTGGCGGACCTGGCTCAATTGTTGGATATGAGTCAATTTCACTTCAGTCGCTTGTTTAAGCAATCTCTGGGCATATCCCCCTATCAGTATCTACTTCAACAGCGAGTGGAGCGGGCCAAGCAGTTATTGAAAACCACTGATCGATTCATCACGGATATTGCCTTGACCTGTGGCTTTAACAGTCACAGTCATTTGAGCAAACAGTTCCGACAACTGACCGGGATGACGCCCAAGGCTTATCGATCGAGCTAG
- a CDS encoding NAD(P)-dependent oxidoreductase, with protein MKLVIFGATGSVGEKVVEQALEQGHQVTAFARTPAKLDTQHPNLTLFQGDVANLPSVEQAIQGQDAVVCVLGSGKSLKSTVRSEGTKQIIQAMEQTGVRRLICQSTLGVGDSWSNLDFYWKYVMFGCILRKVFADHQLQERYVKQSHLDWTIVRPSAFIDGPRTGSYRHGFSSNDKTSTLKIARSDVADFLLKQLTTDTYLGKTPGLSY; from the coding sequence ATGAAACTTGTTATTTTTGGTGCAACGGGTAGCGTCGGCGAAAAGGTCGTAGAACAGGCCCTAGAGCAGGGGCATCAGGTCACCGCCTTCGCCCGCACCCCAGCCAAGCTCGATACCCAACATCCCAACTTGACCCTATTTCAGGGAGATGTCGCAAATCTCCCATCGGTCGAGCAAGCGATCCAAGGCCAAGATGCTGTTGTCTGTGTTCTCGGTTCTGGCAAGAGCCTCAAAAGCACCGTCCGCTCAGAGGGGACGAAACAAATTATCCAAGCAATGGAGCAAACGGGCGTCCGACGGCTGATCTGTCAATCAACCCTAGGTGTAGGCGATAGCTGGAGCAATCTGGACTTCTACTGGAAATACGTCATGTTTGGCTGCATTTTGCGTAAAGTCTTTGCTGATCATCAGTTGCAAGAGCGCTATGTCAAACAGAGCCACCTCGATTGGACCATTGTGCGTCCCAGCGCCTTTATCGATGGCCCGCGCACCGGTTCCTACCGCCACGGCTTTTCCAGCAACGACAAAACATCAACCCTCAAAATTGCTCGGTCCGATGTCGCCGACTTTCTCTTAAAACAGCTCACAACCGATACGTATCTCGGCAAGACACCGGGCTTGTCTTATTAG
- a CDS encoding DUF4345 domain-containing protein yields MKSSLTPIFLFLSGLMLLTVGGASLFVPHLFYAHDGILLGHDPSLLSEIRASGGLLTGSSMVLLMGAVRPVLRSLAVTLSVLVYGSFGLARLLGLAIDGMPSDSLLMAMIVELVVAAIGLVILGRKSEAASTMNNHSGLTTNTYSDQVPSLSD; encoded by the coding sequence ATGAAAAGCTCACTCACCCCCATCTTTCTGTTCCTGTCTGGGCTAATGCTGCTGACCGTTGGCGGTGCAAGTTTATTCGTACCGCATCTCTTCTATGCCCATGACGGAATCTTGCTGGGCCATGATCCGAGTCTGCTTTCAGAAATTCGTGCTTCTGGCGGACTGCTGACTGGTAGCAGCATGGTTCTCTTGATGGGAGCCGTTCGTCCGGTCCTACGATCGCTAGCCGTGACACTGAGCGTACTCGTCTACGGTTCTTTTGGCCTCGCACGGCTCCTGGGTCTGGCGATTGATGGAATGCCGTCTGATAGTTTGCTGATGGCGATGATCGTCGAGCTAGTTGTCGCCGCAATTGGCCTCGTGATTCTCGGTCGAAAATCTGAGGCTGCTTCAACAATGAACAACCATTCTGGATTAACGACAAACACTTACTCCGATCAAGTGCCAAGCCTATCTGACTAG
- a CDS encoding anthrone oxygenase family protein, producing the protein MILQNFHISLIYFAVISSALSAGIFFAFSTFVMRALALQPPASGIATMQSINVTVFNPWFYSAFFGPAVACVVLAIAALRSWEQPGAFYLLAGGLLYLAGTIGVTALGNVPLNDALAVMPPSSTEGAQLWSRYLTDWTFWNHVRTAAAFLAAAMFTCSLP; encoded by the coding sequence ATGATTCTTCAGAACTTTCACATTTCTCTGATCTATTTTGCTGTCATCAGTAGTGCACTCTCCGCCGGTATTTTCTTCGCCTTCTCTACGTTCGTTATGCGAGCCCTTGCCTTACAACCCCCAGCTTCAGGCATTGCCACAATGCAATCGATCAACGTCACAGTATTCAACCCGTGGTTTTATTCGGCGTTCTTTGGCCCAGCAGTTGCCTGTGTGGTGCTCGCGATCGCCGCCCTGCGCAGTTGGGAACAACCGGGAGCTTTCTATCTGCTAGCGGGTGGTCTGCTGTACTTGGCTGGAACAATCGGTGTCACAGCCCTGGGTAATGTTCCGCTTAACGATGCCTTGGCAGTTATGCCGCCTAGCAGCACCGAGGGTGCTCAGCTCTGGAGTCGATACCTGACCGATTGGACATTTTGGAACCACGTTCGTACCGCCGCTGCCTTTTTAGCCGCCGCGATGTTTACATGCTCTTTGCCGTAA
- a CDS encoding MAPEG family protein: MMNWVMLVTLLALVVFFGVTMNVGRARVKSGIQPPAMTGDPAFERAVRVQQNTLEQIVVFLPALWIFATVVSPMYGAIVGAVWVAGRVLYAWGYYQAAEKRAPGFAVSFLASVVLLLGSLIGVVMQLVKG; encoded by the coding sequence ATGATGAATTGGGTGATGTTGGTGACGCTATTGGCGTTGGTCGTCTTCTTTGGCGTGACCATGAATGTCGGACGGGCACGGGTAAAATCCGGGATTCAGCCGCCAGCAATGACTGGCGATCCAGCCTTTGAGCGAGCCGTGCGAGTCCAGCAGAATACCCTAGAGCAGATCGTGGTATTTCTCCCAGCACTGTGGATTTTTGCAACCGTCGTGAGTCCAATGTATGGCGCGATCGTCGGCGCAGTCTGGGTTGCCGGTCGGGTTTTGTATGCTTGGGGCTATTATCAGGCAGCGGAGAAGCGGGCACCGGGGTTTGCGGTGAGTTTTTTGGCGTCGGTGGTGCTGCTACTCGGGAGTTTGATTGGGGTGGTAATGCAGTTGGTGAAGGGCTAA
- a CDS encoding HNH endonuclease, with the protein MSRQKISEIVRAQVSQRANGLCEYCHASEQWQYVRFTIEHVVPISQGGADRLDNLAFACFHCNRQKSNRMMAVEPEALMEVPLFSPRRQIWQEHFIWGSDLVTLVGLTATGRATIAALKMNRERILSIRAADVAVDRHPPDGDLSRSD; encoded by the coding sequence TTGAGTCGGCAGAAGATTTCGGAAATTGTACGCGCTCAGGTGAGTCAGCGGGCCAATGGGCTGTGTGAGTATTGTCATGCGTCGGAGCAATGGCAATATGTGCGCTTTACGATCGAGCATGTGGTGCCGATTAGTCAGGGGGGTGCCGATCGCTTGGATAATTTGGCTTTTGCTTGTTTTCATTGCAATCGTCAAAAGAGTAATCGGATGATGGCAGTAGAACCGGAAGCGCTGATGGAAGTGCCTTTGTTCAGCCCGCGACGACAGATTTGGCAGGAGCATTTTATTTGGGGGAGTGATTTGGTCACTTTGGTTGGATTGACGGCGACTGGACGGGCAACGATCGCCGCGTTGAAGATGAATCGAGAGCGGATTTTGAGTATTCGGGCGGCAGATGTGGCGGTCGATCGGCATCCACCCGATGGTGATTTGAGCAGAAGTGATTGA
- a CDS encoding pentapeptide repeat-containing protein — MADEKKRTKIWRFLTTDIQDLKWSQAVDATKIGADAAKAVLDLAKKTEELKKTKADLKQLQPYVEEISSLLDVLNHPLAQIAKETIPFAPIAVSLLKLICDVTTKEPTLEQAAALVSQAAYLESLRAFLNDHPEVSEKLNHDEASVALARQIQKIGEIEIDDQGARWAILFFRESLLAKEFNKALQQRLEESGLEEAEAQNVCFRVAASTDNFIEQALADSADHLQKLVKWYRTDGRETLEKYLSIESYLQDYISPDSLVPELQQRWRVFNEEFLLPELYVPLKAKRVDTNGNCLSSAEPVDLTQWARDWLFDNTQKSQVLFIQAGPGRGKSAFCRMFADKLRREQHPRWTPILIRLRDVRVLEQDFEETLRKAVDQDFAKNDNGWLNDRNTRFIFLLDGFDELLMEGRSSSGLEDFLEQVGKFQRSCAENPEKQHRVVITGRTLSLQRIEWKMPRNLERVEIVLMDEALQAQWFTQWTKLTSAATAQSFSNLLADERCPERVRGSRSEEGLAQEPLLLYLLGAMHRDGELNIEQFAGQQGIQAKIVIYERTLDWVLTKQRPEWLNDEITELQTEDLRRILSEAGLCVVQSGGECASLKAIEHRLDGDSGVKQLLDEAQERIKDNPLRNALAAFYLQAGRNGTGSVEFIHKSFGEFLCAERIKEAIEDWSKLGGRRRDSFLVSDTEFQWEVYDLLGYGGLSPEIMEYLTAMLTASNEIDIKGWIRLFNRLNEFYQQWSSGKFIDELENENLPQKKFRRLKEQIVDIEKLDLRQVDVWTGLNILSILMILHRYGIEREALKGKLLFYPSGQASRNPGEYTTLLNQIIHYADCLCISTFTASVGRHLRSADLRGADLSSTDLRNADLRNADLRNADLRGIDLRNADLRNADLRGIDLRNADLRNADLRNADLKSANLKSTDLFNADLRDADLRSANLFSTDLRSANLRDADLRNANLLRADLGSADLRNVDFFSADLRNADLRNADLRNADLGNADLGNADLRSADLRSADLRSANLTDIRWNDKTNWEGVIGLNIERNLPEALKQ, encoded by the coding sequence ATGGCAGACGAGAAGAAGCGGACGAAGATTTGGCGGTTTTTGACGACGGATATTCAGGATTTGAAGTGGTCGCAGGCAGTTGATGCGACGAAGATTGGGGCCGATGCGGCGAAGGCGGTGCTGGATCTGGCGAAGAAGACGGAGGAGCTGAAAAAGACAAAGGCTGATCTGAAGCAGTTGCAGCCTTATGTTGAAGAGATTTCGTCGCTGTTGGATGTGTTGAATCATCCTTTGGCGCAGATTGCGAAGGAGACGATTCCGTTTGCGCCCATCGCCGTATCCCTACTCAAGTTGATCTGTGATGTGACGACGAAGGAGCCGACGTTGGAGCAGGCGGCGGCTTTGGTGAGTCAGGCGGCTTATCTGGAGAGTTTGCGCGCGTTTCTGAATGATCATCCAGAGGTGAGTGAGAAGCTGAATCATGATGAGGCTTCGGTTGCTTTGGCGCGGCAGATTCAGAAGATTGGGGAGATTGAGATTGATGACCAAGGAGCACGATGGGCTATTCTGTTTTTCCGCGAGTCTCTGCTCGCTAAAGAGTTTAATAAGGCTTTACAGCAACGGCTTGAAGAGTCAGGTTTAGAAGAGGCAGAAGCGCAGAATGTTTGCTTTCGAGTGGCTGCAAGTACGGATAATTTTATCGAGCAGGCTCTAGCTGATTCAGCCGATCACCTCCAGAAGTTAGTGAAGTGGTATCGCACTGATGGAAGAGAGACGCTGGAGAAGTATCTCAGCATTGAGAGTTATTTGCAGGATTATATTTCGCCAGATTCGCTGGTGCCGGAGCTACAACAGCGATGGCGGGTATTTAATGAAGAATTTTTGTTGCCGGAGTTGTATGTGCCGCTGAAAGCGAAGCGGGTGGATACTAATGGGAATTGTTTGAGTAGTGCTGAGCCTGTTGATTTGACACAGTGGGCGCGAGATTGGTTATTTGATAATACGCAGAAAAGCCAAGTTCTATTTATCCAGGCAGGTCCAGGTCGTGGGAAAAGTGCGTTTTGCCGGATGTTTGCAGATAAGTTACGACGGGAACAGCATCCCAGGTGGACACCGATTTTGATTCGTTTGCGGGATGTCCGAGTGTTGGAACAAGACTTTGAGGAGACGCTACGAAAAGCAGTTGATCAAGACTTTGCAAAGAATGATAATGGGTGGCTGAATGACCGGAATACACGCTTTATATTTCTGCTGGATGGTTTCGATGAGCTTCTGATGGAGGGTCGCAGCAGTAGCGGACTGGAGGATTTTTTGGAGCAAGTCGGTAAATTTCAGCGCAGTTGTGCAGAGAATCCGGAGAAACAGCATCGAGTTGTGATTACCGGGCGAACGTTGTCTTTACAGCGGATCGAGTGGAAGATGCCGCGTAATCTGGAGCGGGTGGAGATTGTGCTGATGGATGAGGCACTGCAAGCGCAGTGGTTTACTCAGTGGACAAAACTGACTTCGGCGGCAACGGCCCAAAGTTTTAGCAATTTGCTCGCAGATGAGCGATGTCCAGAGCGGGTGCGGGGTTCTCGGAGTGAGGAAGGATTAGCACAGGAGCCGTTGCTGCTGTATCTGCTGGGTGCGATGCATCGTGATGGGGAACTTAATATTGAACAATTTGCAGGACAGCAGGGGATTCAGGCGAAGATTGTGATTTATGAGCGGACGCTGGACTGGGTGCTGACGAAGCAGCGACCTGAATGGCTAAATGATGAAATTACAGAATTGCAGACGGAGGATTTGCGGCGGATTCTGTCGGAGGCAGGATTATGTGTGGTGCAGTCGGGGGGCGAATGTGCATCGCTGAAAGCAATTGAGCATCGGCTAGATGGTGATTCTGGGGTTAAGCAGTTGCTTGATGAGGCTCAGGAACGGATTAAAGATAATCCCTTACGTAATGCATTGGCAGCATTCTATTTACAGGCAGGGCGGAATGGCACAGGCTCAGTGGAGTTTATTCATAAAAGTTTTGGTGAATTCCTATGTGCTGAACGTATTAAGGAGGCGATTGAAGATTGGTCAAAGCTGGGGGGGCGACGGCGTGATAGTTTTCTCGTGTCCGATACTGAGTTCCAGTGGGAGGTCTATGATCTACTGGGGTATGGTGGGCTGTCACCAGAGATTATGGAATATCTGACGGCGATGCTGACGGCCAGTAATGAGATTGATATAAAAGGCTGGATACGATTATTTAATCGGTTGAATGAGTTTTATCAGCAATGGAGTAGTGGTAAGTTTATTGATGAATTGGAAAATGAGAACTTGCCCCAGAAGAAATTTAGACGGTTAAAGGAGCAGATAGTTGATATAGAGAAGCTAGATCTGCGGCAAGTCGATGTATGGACCGGGCTGAATATTCTGAGTATCCTCATGATTCTGCACCGATATGGAATTGAGCGTGAGGCATTGAAGGGTAAGTTGCTTTTCTATCCGAGTGGTCAAGCCTCAAGAAATCCAGGTGAATATACAACTTTGCTAAATCAAATCATTCACTATGCAGATTGTCTTTGTATTAGTACATTTACTGCTTCCGTTGGTCGTCATCTTAGAAGTGCGGACCTCAGAGGTGCGGACCTTAGCAGTACAGACCTCAGGAATGCAGACCTTAGGAATGCAGACCTCAGGAATGCAGACCTCAGAGGTATAGACCTTAGGAATGCAGACCTCAGGAATGCAGACCTCAGAGGTATAGACCTTAGGAATGCAGACCTCAGGAATGCAGACCTCAGGAATGCAGACCTCAAAAGTGCTAACCTCAAAAGTACAGATCTCTTCAATGCAGATCTCAGAGATGCAGATCTTAGAAGCGCTAATCTCTTCAGCACAGACCTCAGAAGCGCTAACCTCAGAGACGCAGATCTCAGAAATGCTAATCTCCTTCGCGCAGATCTTGGAAGCGCGGATCTCAGAAACGTAGACTTCTTCAGCGCAGATCTCAGAAATGCGGATCTCAGAAATGCGGATCTCAGAAATGCAGACCTCGGCAATGCAGACCTCGGCAATGCAGACCTCAGAAGCGCAGACCTCAGAAGCGCAGACCTCAGAAGCGCTAACCTTACCGATATTCGATGGAATGATAAGACCAACTGGGAAGGTGTGATTGGTCTAAACATTGAAAGAAATCTTCCTGAAGCCCTCAAACAATAG
- the ftsH gene encoding ATP-dependent zinc metalloprotease FtsH: MKTVAISQSAYSEFQTQIRAQQVARVLIKPQRIEYSLKPEFGGAHYYTLPAGPAQDLQAFLREHNVEFALLPDSDITPASWVGLLLSAGMMIGSFVWLSKFSEAGGGAGVMGVGKSKARTYKGGNTGITFADVAGVDEAKQELQEVVDFLQNGEKYRRIGAKIPKGVLLVGPPGTGKTLLAKAVAGEAGVPFLSMSGSEFVELYVGVGASRVRDLFTQAKRQSPCIIFIDELDAIGKSRGSNPSMGGNDEREQTLNQLLTEMDGFDGNDGVILIAATNRPEILDPALRRPGRFDRQVLVDRPDKSGREQILQVHAQKVILGEDVDLATIATQTAGFAGADLANLVNEAALMAARHNRQAVLMMDFAEAFERVVAGLEKRSRVLSDTERRTVAYHEVGHALVGALMPGGSKVSKISIVPRGMGALGYTMQTPEEDRFLMLEDELRGQIAMLLGGRSAEEIVFGKVSSGASDDIQKATDLSERAITQYGMSDTLGPIAFEKTQAQFLEGSTTRRSISGEVATEIDRLVKETIDNAHDMALEILKLNRDLMESTTQTLLETEVLEGKQLAAMLTQVQAPAGLDAWLTNQSLTHQA, from the coding sequence ATGAAAACCGTTGCGATTTCACAGTCGGCTTACAGCGAATTCCAAACCCAAATCCGTGCCCAACAAGTCGCCCGCGTCCTGATCAAACCCCAACGCATCGAATATAGCCTCAAACCCGAATTCGGCGGTGCCCACTACTACACCCTGCCTGCTGGCCCCGCCCAAGACCTCCAAGCCTTCCTGCGCGAACACAACGTCGAATTCGCCCTCCTCCCCGACAGCGACATCACCCCCGCTAGCTGGGTCGGCCTCCTGCTCTCCGCCGGTATGATGATCGGCAGCTTCGTCTGGCTGTCCAAATTCAGCGAAGCTGGAGGCGGTGCCGGCGTCATGGGCGTCGGCAAAAGCAAAGCCCGCACCTACAAAGGCGGCAACACCGGCATCACCTTCGCCGACGTCGCCGGAGTCGATGAAGCCAAACAAGAACTCCAAGAAGTCGTCGACTTCCTCCAAAACGGTGAAAAATACCGCCGCATCGGCGCGAAAATCCCCAAAGGCGTCCTGCTCGTCGGCCCTCCCGGCACCGGCAAGACGCTACTCGCCAAAGCCGTCGCCGGTGAAGCCGGAGTCCCTTTCTTGAGCATGTCCGGCTCCGAATTCGTCGAACTCTACGTCGGCGTCGGCGCATCCCGCGTCCGCGACCTCTTCACCCAAGCCAAACGCCAATCCCCCTGCATCATCTTTATCGATGAACTCGACGCGATCGGCAAATCCCGAGGCAGCAACCCCAGCATGGGCGGCAACGACGAACGCGAACAGACCCTCAACCAACTCCTCACCGAAATGGACGGCTTCGACGGCAACGACGGCGTTATCCTGATCGCCGCCACCAACCGCCCCGAAATCCTCGACCCCGCCCTGCGTCGCCCCGGTCGCTTCGATCGCCAAGTCCTGGTCGATCGGCCCGACAAGAGTGGCCGCGAACAAATCCTCCAAGTCCACGCCCAAAAAGTCATCCTCGGTGAAGACGTTGACTTAGCGACGATCGCCACCCAAACCGCCGGATTTGCCGGAGCCGACCTCGCTAACCTGGTCAACGAAGCCGCCCTGATGGCCGCCCGGCACAACCGCCAAGCCGTCCTGATGATGGACTTCGCCGAAGCCTTCGAGCGCGTCGTCGCCGGACTCGAAAAGCGCTCCCGTGTCCTCAGCGACACCGAACGCCGTACCGTCGCCTACCACGAAGTCGGCCATGCCCTCGTCGGTGCCCTGATGCCCGGTGGCAGCAAAGTCTCCAAGATCTCCATCGTCCCGCGCGGTATGGGTGCCCTCGGCTACACCATGCAAACCCCCGAAGAAGACCGCTTCCTGATGCTCGAAGACGAACTGCGTGGCCAAATCGCCATGCTCCTGGGGGGCCGCTCCGCCGAAGAAATCGTCTTTGGCAAAGTCTCTAGTGGCGCAAGCGACGACATCCAAAAAGCCACCGACCTCTCCGAACGAGCCATCACCCAATACGGCATGAGCGACACCCTCGGCCCGATCGCCTTCGAGAAAACCCAAGCCCAATTCCTAGAAGGCAGCACCACCCGCCGTTCCATCAGCGGCGAAGTCGCCACCGAGATCGATCGACTGGTCAAAGAGACGATCGACAACGCCCACGACATGGCCCTCGAAATTCTCAAACTCAATCGCGACCTGATGGAATCTACCACCCAAACCCTCTTAGAAACCGAAGTGCTGGAAGGCAAACAACTTGCCGCAATGCTCACCCAAGTTCAAGCCCCCGCCGGTCTCGATGCCTGGCTAACGAATCAAAGCCTCACACATCAGGCATAG
- a CDS encoding Hsp70 family protein, translating to MTTIAIDFGTSNTIVAYIDPQTQLPLTMQFDGISHLSERQAQAVATIPSQLFIGQTEIIVGETVRRQRLGFTQPERYFTTFKRDLVADFQPPDRVIDGKPYPIAQVAELFLTALWQRVLAQVQPTKVILTVPTGAFEPYVTWYRTVAERLELPLPVWVDESTAAALGYAVQRPGSRCLVVDCGGGTLDLSLVRTHEVNPGTATFVQAEVLAKSDAYIGGVDIDIWMVEDYLRRNGLSRSRLSQVSWLTLLELAERLKIRLSQEAEVKDIWFDDEALMAYELSFDQAQFEAILEANQFLERLRQTIDEVLTAAFEKGIQKADIEQVLLVGGSCQIPAVQQLLVAYFGRSRVRLDKPLEAVAHGALALTQIATVSDELRHSYAIRLWEPYSRTYTYFPLFDQGTRYPHQRAEALTLQVAIEGQTELRLDIGELANTFEAEVAYDSAGRMVSSQMNRDATFRSLSRNQDEICLARLDPPGQLGIDRLVVQFEVTAERILVATVRDLLTQRVLVQDQAVAKLV from the coding sequence ATGACCACGATTGCGATTGACTTTGGCACCAGTAATACGATCGTGGCCTATATCGATCCTCAGACCCAGCTACCGCTCACCATGCAGTTTGACGGGATATCGCACTTATCCGAACGGCAAGCCCAGGCCGTGGCCACGATTCCCTCACAGTTATTTATCGGCCAAACCGAAATTATTGTGGGTGAGACCGTCCGACGACAACGCTTAGGCTTTACCCAGCCAGAACGCTATTTCACCACATTTAAACGGGATCTCGTCGCGGACTTTCAGCCACCCGATCGGGTAATTGATGGTAAACCCTATCCGATCGCGCAAGTCGCGGAGTTATTTCTAACGGCACTCTGGCAGCGCGTGTTGGCGCAAGTCCAGCCAACCAAGGTAATTCTGACTGTCCCAACGGGAGCGTTTGAACCTTATGTCACTTGGTATCGCACCGTGGCGGAGCGACTTGAGTTGCCCTTGCCGGTCTGGGTCGATGAGTCAACGGCGGCGGCTTTGGGCTATGCGGTACAGCGGCCGGGGAGTCGCTGTTTGGTGGTCGATTGTGGGGGTGGGACGCTGGACTTGAGCTTGGTTCGGACCCATGAAGTCAACCCGGGTACCGCAACATTCGTACAGGCGGAGGTGTTAGCCAAATCGGATGCCTATATTGGCGGCGTGGATATTGATATTTGGATGGTGGAGGATTATCTGCGCCGCAATGGCTTGAGTCGATCGAGGCTCAGCCAAGTCAGTTGGCTGACGTTACTAGAACTGGCGGAACGGCTGAAAATTCGGCTCTCGCAGGAAGCCGAGGTGAAAGATATCTGGTTTGATGATGAGGCGTTGATGGCCTACGAATTATCGTTTGATCAGGCACAATTTGAGGCGATTTTAGAAGCCAACCAATTTCTGGAACGGTTGCGCCAAACAATCGATGAAGTGTTGACGGCGGCATTCGAGAAAGGGATTCAGAAAGCGGATATTGAACAAGTTTTACTGGTGGGTGGGAGCTGTCAGATTCCGGCGGTGCAGCAGCTCTTAGTGGCCTATTTTGGCCGATCGCGGGTGCGGCTAGACAAGCCATTAGAAGCCGTTGCGCATGGAGCTTTAGCCTTAACGCAAATTGCCACAGTAAGTGATGAGCTGCGGCATAGCTATGCCATTCGGCTATGGGAACCCTACAGCCGCACTTACACCTATTTTCCATTGTTTGATCAAGGCACGCGATATCCCCATCAGCGAGCGGAAGCCTTGACGTTGCAGGTGGCGATCGAAGGCCAAACGGAACTGCGGTTAGATATTGGGGAGTTAGCCAATACTTTTGAAGCGGAGGTGGCCTATGACAGTGCTGGCCGCATGGTCAGCAGTCAGATGAATCGGGATGCGACATTTCGATCGCTCAGCCGTAATCAGGATGAAATTTGTTTGGCACGTTTAGACCCGCCGGGCCAGTTAGGCATCGATCGACTGGTCGTGCAGTTTGAGGTGACGGCGGAGCGGATATTAGTCGCGACGGTACGCGATTTATTAACCCAGCGAGTATTGGTCCAAGATCAGGCCGTTGCGAAGTTAGTTTGA